A single window of Narcine bancroftii isolate sNarBan1 chromosome 1, sNarBan1.hap1, whole genome shotgun sequence DNA harbors:
- the LOC138751260 gene encoding uncharacterized protein isoform X2: MITTSDHSTEGAGGSVSEGQWADIYWGLLETEDPQKVGLLKLYNQWKPWIQTLHPYTPPSDPPHMTLFYDRDGDEMYQHAFYEEVEGRQWEINSDYIVIGKEGVAAAVALTSEQLEWYEMAGEAIPHVTLAIGTTHQAKDLGPMCRNLKSLRDWSDTQIPTVQFSSSAQAYRIWSITYDQVLLEHRQIERFHGREKMDHPDSAPMLDSLPENLWSVGSADVGFCQQVDPMTFELSDYTPIWQMQYYIIQNQRQ; this comes from the exons atgataacaacaagtgaccattcaacagagggag ctggaggatccgtgtctgagggacaatgggctgacatttactgggggctgctggaaacagaggacccacagaaggtagggctgctaaagctttataatcaatggaagccgtggatccagacgttacacccgtatacccctccctcggaccctccccatatgaccctcttttacgatagggatggggatgaaatgtatcagcatgccttttatgaagaggtagagggcaggcaatgggaaattaattcggactacatagtgataggaaaggagggagtggctgctgcggtggcactgacatctgaacagctggaatggtatgagatggcaggtgaggccatccctcatgtcacccttgcaattggcactactcatcaggcaaaagatttgggaccgatgtgtcggaacttgaagtccctaagggactggtctgacacccaaataccgacagtgcagttctcctcatctgctcaggcatacagaatttggtccattacatatgatcaagtcctccttgagcatagacagattgaacgatttcatggtagggagaagatggatcaccccgactcagcccctatgctagactctctccctgagaacctgtggtcagtgggatcagcagatgtgggtttttgtcagcaggttgatcccatgaccttcgaactgtcagattacacccctatttggcagatgcaatactacatcatccaaaaccaaagacagtag
- the LOC138751260 gene encoding uncharacterized protein isoform X1 — protein sequence MITTSDHSTEGAAGGSVSEGQWADIYWGLLETEDPQKVGLLKLYNQWKPWIQTLHPYTPPSDPPHMTLFYDRDGDEMYQHAFYEEVEGRQWEINSDYIVIGKEGVAAAVALTSEQLEWYEMAGEAIPHVTLAIGTTHQAKDLGPMCRNLKSLRDWSDTQIPTVQFSSSAQAYRIWSITYDQVLLEHRQIERFHGREKMDHPDSAPMLDSLPENLWSVGSADVGFCQQVDPMTFELSDYTPIWQMQYYIIQNQRQ from the exons atgataacaacaagtgaccattcaacagagggag cagctggaggatccgtgtctgagggacaatgggctgacatttactgggggctgctggaaacagaggacccacagaaggtagggctgctaaagctttataatcaatggaagccgtggatccagacgttacacccgtatacccctccctcggaccctccccatatgaccctcttttacgatagggatggggatgaaatgtatcagcatgccttttatgaagaggtagagggcaggcaatgggaaattaattcggactacatagtgataggaaaggagggagtggctgctgcggtggcactgacatctgaacagctggaatggtatgagatggcaggtgaggccatccctcatgtcacccttgcaattggcactactcatcaggcaaaagatttgggaccgatgtgtcggaacttgaagtccctaagggactggtctgacacccaaataccgacagtgcagttctcctcatctgctcaggcatacagaatttggtccattacatatgatcaagtcctccttgagcatagacagattgaacgatttcatggtagggagaagatggatcaccccgactcagcccctatgctagactctctccctgagaacctgtggtcagtgggatcagcagatgtgggtttttgtcagcaggttgatcccatgaccttcgaactgtcagattacacccctatttggcagatgcaatactacatcatccaaaaccaaagacagtag